Proteins from a genomic interval of Oceanispirochaeta crateris:
- the xylB gene encoding xylulokinase → MKTIIGIDNGTQSTKVVFYDFENKTIAASASAGHEMISRDDGSREQKASWWIEALASCFDQIDPEIRKTAQAVGVSGQQHGFVPIDSQGMVLNDVKLWCDTSTAAECRELTEAYGDDTRLLEEGGNLILPGYTASKILWFRKAHPDAYARMATVLLPHDYLNYYLTGKAVMEYGDASGTALLDVRNRCWNRDLVKALDPDRDLMSCLPDLIEPWEAAGRVLPHVASRFGIPAGIPVSSGGGDNMMGAVGTGTTKDGVLTMSLGTSGTLYGYSDKPIIDPDGNLAAFCSSSGGWLPLLCTMNCTVATELMRQLFDIGVKEFDELGARSTVGAEGILTLPFFNGERTPNLPHGRGCIVGMTAGNVKKENMFRSALEAAILGLKLGLDSFEKLGFKPREVRLIGGGANSKIWRQITADVMNLPVVVPVNAEAAALGAAIQALWCLKKLDGLDADLNSLIDEHVELDSGKGCLPDPERVKKYKEVYAEYSKYVNALTPLFS, encoded by the coding sequence TTGAAAACCATAATTGGAATAGATAACGGCACACAGAGCACTAAGGTCGTCTTTTATGACTTTGAAAATAAAACTATTGCAGCCTCAGCGTCAGCAGGGCATGAAATGATTTCCAGAGATGACGGCAGCCGGGAGCAGAAGGCTTCCTGGTGGATAGAGGCCCTGGCATCCTGTTTCGATCAGATTGATCCGGAAATCCGGAAAACGGCCCAGGCTGTGGGTGTCTCCGGGCAGCAGCACGGCTTTGTTCCCATTGATTCCCAGGGAATGGTGCTCAACGATGTCAAACTCTGGTGTGATACGTCTACAGCGGCGGAATGCAGGGAATTGACCGAAGCCTATGGTGATGATACAAGGCTGTTGGAAGAAGGGGGAAATCTGATACTACCAGGTTATACTGCTTCTAAAATTCTTTGGTTTAGAAAGGCTCATCCAGACGCCTATGCCAGAATGGCAACGGTTTTACTGCCCCATGATTATCTGAATTATTACCTCACAGGAAAGGCTGTCATGGAGTATGGAGATGCTTCGGGAACTGCGCTTCTGGATGTTCGAAACAGATGCTGGAACAGGGATCTTGTGAAGGCTCTTGATCCGGACAGAGATCTTATGAGTTGTTTACCCGATTTGATCGAACCTTGGGAGGCCGCCGGCCGTGTTTTACCCCATGTGGCTTCCCGTTTTGGAATTCCTGCAGGAATTCCTGTTTCTTCCGGTGGAGGAGACAATATGATGGGGGCGGTGGGAACCGGGACGACAAAGGATGGTGTTCTGACAATGAGCCTGGGAACCAGCGGAACCCTCTATGGATATTCAGATAAACCCATAATAGACCCGGATGGGAATTTGGCGGCTTTCTGCTCCAGTTCCGGAGGATGGTTGCCCCTTTTGTGTACCATGAACTGTACGGTGGCTACGGAGTTAATGCGACAGCTTTTTGATATTGGTGTCAAAGAGTTTGATGAGCTGGGAGCCCGCTCTACAGTCGGAGCCGAAGGAATCCTCACTCTCCCTTTCTTTAATGGAGAACGGACACCCAACCTTCCTCATGGACGGGGATGTATTGTGGGTATGACAGCCGGGAACGTCAAAAAAGAGAATATGTTTCGCTCTGCCCTGGAGGCGGCCATTTTGGGATTGAAGCTTGGGCTCGACTCCTTTGAAAAATTGGGATTCAAACCCCGGGAAGTCCGTCTCATCGGAGGAGGAGCCAATTCGAAAATATGGAGGCAGATCACGGCGGATGTCATGAACCTTCCTGTGGTGGTGCCAGTCAATGCCGAGGCAGCGGCCCTGGGGGCGGCAATTCAGGCTCTATGGTGTCTGAAAAAGCTGGATGGACTCGATGCGGATCTCAACAGTCTCATCGATGAACATGTAGAACTGGATTCGGGTAAGGGCTGTCTTCCTGATCCGGAAAGAGTCAAAAAGTACAAAGAGGTTTACGCAGAGTATAGCAAATATGTGAATGCTCTCACTCCTCTTTTTTCATAG
- a CDS encoding Gfo/Idh/MocA family protein, whose amino-acid sequence MSKDGYNPALHHLNRRLRLAVIGGGPGSFIGGMHRQAARLTDCYDLVAAAVSTRSERAFEGGKALGLPEDRIFNDGLELIKTEASRTDGAEIIAIMTPNDSHFLYATAALKAGMDVICDKPMTNTIEEAEKLVGIVKETNRIFRLTHNYTGYPMTRQARAMVEAGEIGEIRLIQIEYVQGGKADESTPDPQGTNAPWRYRTDKGGPSLVMGDIGTHAHNLIRYVTGMEVKEVAAEAGAIVPGRVIHDYTGALLKMENGARGSFWVTQAAAGVENSLQFRISGTKGSLEWGQEIPQRLFFKPLGRPAEIRTPNGPGTLPLSAYASHIVAGHPEGFPDGFANIYRDAAEAVAAKRAGSSPRPEALTCPDEKDGLAGLRFVQAVLKSSADKSAWTEV is encoded by the coding sequence ATGAGTAAAGACGGATACAACCCGGCCCTTCATCACCTGAATAGACGCCTCAGGCTGGCAGTCATAGGAGGAGGCCCCGGTTCTTTTATTGGAGGAATGCATCGCCAGGCAGCCCGGCTGACAGATTGTTATGACCTTGTGGCAGCCGCTGTTTCCACTCGGTCTGAACGGGCTTTTGAAGGTGGCAAAGCCTTAGGTCTCCCAGAAGACAGAATTTTCAATGATGGCCTTGAACTGATCAAAACTGAAGCATCAAGAACCGATGGAGCTGAAATCATTGCCATAATGACTCCCAATGACAGCCATTTCCTCTATGCGACGGCGGCTCTGAAAGCCGGTATGGATGTGATTTGTGACAAACCGATGACAAACACAATAGAAGAAGCAGAAAAGCTTGTCGGGATTGTAAAAGAGACAAATAGAATCTTTCGCCTGACCCATAATTATACAGGTTATCCGATGACCCGCCAGGCCAGAGCCATGGTTGAAGCCGGAGAAATTGGAGAGATCAGACTGATACAAATCGAATATGTGCAGGGAGGCAAAGCGGACGAATCTACGCCAGACCCCCAAGGTACGAATGCTCCCTGGCGCTACAGAACAGATAAAGGCGGTCCTTCCCTCGTCATGGGAGATATTGGAACCCATGCTCATAACCTTATCCGTTATGTAACGGGAATGGAAGTCAAAGAAGTTGCCGCCGAAGCAGGAGCCATAGTCCCGGGCAGAGTCATCCACGACTATACGGGTGCCCTCCTCAAAATGGAAAATGGAGCCAGAGGCAGTTTCTGGGTCACCCAGGCTGCCGCCGGTGTAGAAAATTCACTCCAGTTCAGGATTTCAGGAACAAAGGGCAGTCTTGAATGGGGACAGGAAATTCCTCAGAGGCTATTCTTCAAACCCCTGGGACGTCCGGCTGAAATCCGAACTCCCAATGGTCCGGGTACGCTTCCTCTGAGCGCCTATGCCAGCCATATTGTTGCAGGCCACCCCGAAGGATTCCCTGACGGTTTTGCGAACATTTACAGGGATGCCGCAGAAGCGGTAGCCGCCAAAAGGGCCGGTTCATCCCCACGTCCAGAAGCCCTGACCTGTCCTGACGAAAAGGATGGTCTGGCAGGCCTCCGTTTTGTTCAGGCCGTACTAAAATCCTCCGCGGATAAAAGCGCCTGGACAGAGGTTTAA
- a CDS encoding aminotransferase class I/II-fold pyridoxal phosphate-dependent enzyme — translation MNPQASALNSILEAQNPAIFSLLSKRGKAIFFPKKGLLMQGQDASGKKINASIGIATEDDGSPLRLSAIESLVKLPPEKVFPYASSYGLLPLRKSWQSIIKKKNPSLESTRLTLPVVTNALTHGLSMAGYLFLDEGDTVILPEYYWGNYNLVFKNAYLAEFDTFPMYKNNGFNLEGMKNKLLSPGEKKVLLLNFPNNPTGYTPTESEMLGIKDALLEAAEAGKKIAVLIDDAYFGLVFEKGVGTESIFSHLATLHENVLAVKVDGATKEDYVWGFRVGFVTFSWKGMTEESGQAMVDKIAGAVRGNISNDSILSQNLLLAAYDDPGYSADKESKYQLMKSRYDRVRVTLNNHPEYSEFFDAVPYNSGYFMCIDLKKGNAEEVRQKLLSDYDTGIIALGSLIRVAYSSLPEKFIEELFNNIYSACKDLK, via the coding sequence ATGAATCCACAGGCTTCTGCACTCAATAGTATTCTGGAAGCACAGAATCCCGCCATTTTTTCCCTATTATCGAAAAGAGGAAAAGCAATATTCTTCCCCAAAAAAGGCCTTCTCATGCAGGGACAGGATGCAAGCGGAAAGAAAATCAATGCTTCCATAGGAATAGCAACTGAAGACGATGGTTCTCCACTCAGGCTGTCTGCCATTGAGTCATTGGTAAAACTTCCCCCAGAAAAAGTATTCCCCTATGCCTCAAGCTACGGCCTTCTTCCCCTCAGAAAAAGCTGGCAATCCATTATTAAGAAGAAAAACCCCTCCCTGGAGTCAACAAGATTGACACTGCCTGTTGTCACAAATGCACTGACACACGGTCTATCCATGGCAGGCTACCTCTTTCTGGATGAAGGCGATACTGTCATTCTCCCCGAATACTATTGGGGGAACTATAATCTGGTTTTCAAAAATGCCTACCTGGCTGAATTTGATACATTTCCCATGTATAAAAACAATGGTTTCAACCTAGAGGGTATGAAAAACAAACTGCTTTCACCTGGAGAGAAAAAAGTTCTCCTTTTGAATTTTCCCAACAACCCCACAGGATACACTCCTACCGAATCAGAAATGCTTGGGATCAAAGATGCTCTGCTTGAAGCGGCAGAAGCAGGGAAAAAGATTGCGGTTCTCATTGACGATGCCTACTTCGGTTTAGTTTTTGAAAAAGGCGTAGGAACGGAATCCATATTTTCCCATCTGGCCACACTCCATGAAAATGTACTTGCCGTTAAGGTTGATGGAGCAACAAAGGAAGACTACGTATGGGGCTTCAGAGTCGGCTTTGTCACTTTCAGCTGGAAGGGTATGACCGAAGAGTCAGGACAGGCCATGGTCGACAAAATAGCCGGTGCGGTAAGGGGAAATATCTCAAACGACTCCATCCTCTCACAAAACCTACTGCTCGCTGCCTATGATGATCCAGGTTATTCAGCAGACAAAGAATCAAAATATCAGCTGATGAAGTCTCGCTATGATCGGGTAAGAGTGACATTGAACAATCATCCGGAGTATTCAGAATTTTTTGATGCAGTCCCTTACAATTCAGGATATTTCATGTGCATCGATTTGAAAAAAGGTAACGCCGAAGAGGTCAGACAAAAACTCCTCAGTGATTATGATACCGGTATTATTGCATTGGGTTCTCTCATCCGCGTAGCCTACTCATCTCTTCCCGAAAAATTTATTGAAGAACTTTTCAACAATATCTACAGTGCCTGCAAAGACCTCAAATAA
- the proC gene encoding pyrroline-5-carboxylate reductase — MNIGFIGTGNMATAFIGGFLKAGIIEKDQIFVSDASSEALNRISSRYEGLNTSTDNLKFLSKLDFLFLSVKPHIYEPVIKQIRNSVSENTVIITIAAGKTRAQVLELFGRDLKLVRTMPNTPALVGEGMTAVCPGDNLSNDEIDQVLTLLNAVGKTEILEERLIDGYTALCGSSPAYVYLFIEAMADAAVREGLPRDKAYSMAAQAVLGSAKMVLETGQHPGQLKDQVCSPGGSTIEAVTVLEKTGFRYSVMEALRVCAGKSKKLSES, encoded by the coding sequence ATGAATATCGGATTTATAGGCACCGGAAATATGGCTACCGCATTTATCGGTGGATTTTTAAAAGCAGGAATCATTGAAAAGGATCAAATATTTGTATCAGATGCATCTTCTGAAGCCTTAAATCGGATTTCTTCCCGATATGAAGGTCTTAATACGAGTACGGATAATCTGAAATTCCTGAGCAAACTGGATTTTCTATTCCTCTCCGTCAAACCCCATATCTACGAACCAGTGATTAAGCAAATTCGAAATAGTGTCTCTGAAAATACAGTCATCATTACCATTGCTGCCGGAAAAACCAGGGCTCAGGTCCTGGAACTTTTCGGTAGAGATCTTAAGCTTGTGAGAACAATGCCCAATACGCCTGCTCTGGTTGGAGAGGGAATGACCGCAGTGTGCCCCGGTGACAATCTGAGTAACGATGAGATCGATCAGGTTCTGACTCTGTTGAATGCGGTTGGTAAAACCGAGATTCTTGAAGAACGTCTCATCGATGGTTACACCGCTCTTTGCGGCTCCAGTCCCGCATATGTTTATTTGTTTATCGAAGCCATGGCCGATGCCGCTGTGAGGGAAGGGCTCCCCCGGGATAAGGCTTATTCAATGGCTGCCCAGGCCGTGCTTGGTTCGGCCAAAATGGTCCTAGAAACAGGTCAACATCCCGGACAGCTCAAAGATCAGGTTTGTTCACCCGGAGGGTCAACAATTGAGGCCGTCACTGTCCTTGAAAAAACAGGATTCCGGTATTCTGTCATGGAAGCATTGAGGGTTTGTGCCGGAAAGTCCAAGAAACTGTCAGAAAGCTGA
- the xylA gene encoding xylose isomerase, with the protein MSQVFIGDKEYFKGIGKIPFEGKGSDNPLAFKFYDENKKVLGKTMKDHLRFGIAYWHSFCADGGDPFGNATLIHPWAQAEGLEKARNKADAAFEFISKLGAPYYCFHDVDASPEGSNLSEYESNLQTVTKMLKERQDATGIKLLWNTANLFSNPRYMNGASTNPDFRVLAYGAAQIKACLEANVALGGEGYTFWGGREGYMSLYNTNMKREKDHLAQFLIAARDYGRKIGFKGKFYIEPKPMEPSKHQYDYDAETVINFIKSNGLEEDFACNIEANHATLAGHSFEHDIQLSAEYGLLGSVDANRGDMQNGWDTDQFPHSVYETTEVMRIILAMGGFKTGGLNFDAKIRRNSTDMEDLFLAHIGGMDTFALGLEMAAKIQEDGRMDKMKSSRYSSFDSGYGKDFEDGKLTLEDLTKLAHENGEPAIISGKQELFENLVNEALFG; encoded by the coding sequence ATGAGTCAGGTATTTATTGGGGATAAAGAGTATTTTAAGGGGATAGGCAAGATTCCTTTCGAAGGGAAAGGTTCTGATAATCCTTTGGCCTTTAAGTTTTATGACGAGAACAAGAAGGTCCTGGGCAAGACGATGAAAGATCACCTCCGCTTTGGTATTGCCTACTGGCATAGCTTCTGTGCCGATGGGGGGGATCCCTTTGGTAACGCCACACTGATTCATCCCTGGGCACAGGCTGAAGGGTTGGAAAAGGCAAGAAATAAAGCCGATGCCGCCTTTGAGTTCATCTCGAAACTGGGAGCACCCTACTACTGCTTTCATGATGTTGATGCCTCCCCCGAAGGTTCGAACCTTTCAGAATATGAAAGCAATCTGCAAACAGTGACTAAAATGCTGAAAGAAAGACAGGATGCCACAGGGATTAAGCTGCTTTGGAATACAGCCAACCTGTTTTCTAATCCCCGGTATATGAACGGGGCTTCCACCAACCCAGATTTCAGAGTCTTGGCCTATGGTGCGGCCCAGATCAAGGCTTGTCTCGAAGCCAATGTGGCCTTAGGTGGAGAAGGGTATACATTTTGGGGTGGACGTGAGGGATATATGTCTCTTTACAACACGAATATGAAGAGAGAGAAGGATCATTTGGCCCAGTTCCTCATAGCCGCAAGAGACTATGGAAGAAAAATTGGATTCAAGGGGAAATTTTATATTGAGCCTAAGCCCATGGAACCCTCAAAACATCAATATGATTACGATGCGGAGACAGTGATTAATTTCATCAAGTCCAATGGCCTCGAAGAAGATTTCGCCTGCAATATTGAAGCAAATCATGCCACTTTAGCGGGGCATTCCTTTGAACACGATATACAGTTGTCCGCAGAATATGGTCTTTTGGGAAGTGTGGATGCCAACAGGGGTGACATGCAAAATGGATGGGATACAGACCAGTTTCCCCATTCAGTCTATGAAACAACAGAGGTCATGCGGATCATCCTGGCCATGGGAGGATTTAAAACCGGAGGTCTTAATTTCGACGCCAAAATCAGGAGGAATTCAACCGATATGGAAGACCTTTTTCTCGCTCATATCGGCGGGATGGATACTTTTGCTCTGGGATTGGAAATGGCAGCCAAAATACAGGAAGACGGCCGGATGGATAAGATGAAATCCTCACGTTACTCCTCCTTTGATTCCGGATATGGTAAAGACTTTGAAGACGGAAAACTAACATTAGAAGATCTAACGAAACTGGCCCATGAAAATGGAGAACCTGCCATTATTAGCGGGAAACAGGAGCTCTTTGAAAATCTAGTGAATGAGGCCTTATTTGGATGA
- a CDS encoding ligand-binding sensor domain-containing protein, which yields MSRKHFISLILFFLVQLIPLGANSIIFDHITQKDGLANNGVSGIVQDKRGYLWFGTQNGLSRYDGKVFLNYEHNPFEKNSLPHNLVQTLYLDPIDPYLWIGTYEGLSRFNLETEEFFNFSSYENKAGDVLSNEVVTSIVRDEQGVLWAGTLNGLNRIDPVSLDIRSYFHNELDEGSLLHNTIRSLYVDTRGRLWVGSYGGLDLYQPETDSFGHFRAEEGNPQSLPSPFVMSICQTDDFNLWVGTWDGGVSLLDPLSGAILEHIRFEGNTYLLSADPSGDLWIGTWGDGLYRWSASSKELIHHEVDSDDPYKLNHGIIYSFLRDRGGVYWIGTNGRGVNKLNPQKKDFRYISHTLNDPLSLPEDKIRDILIDSQGRFWIATYSEGLWRFEGDKRDWKVQHWMPDTENPWSLSHFNVATVIEDSQGRFWVGSLGGLDRYNPKTNDFDRVSLLGYGTIAGDEPIVDAITEDVDGTFWIGTNGSGIIHWSKSDGVLDVFSYSTENPRLSNNLVFSQLLDSRGTFWVGTNMGLNRYDREKGQFDFFYHNLDDMTSLSNNVITDILEDSLGRIWVGTGGGGINLLNPGTDTFSHFTRLEGLSSNHVQAMEEDGQGRIWISTISGVSVLNPTNGSILNIDESDGIIVDQMDNSSTVDQDGYIYFGSSEGVLRFDSAILYDNPHPPALWMNEVKVMGEPYPFLEALITGEPLVLNWEQSFISFEFAALDFTSPAQNQYRYKLEGLDRQWVFSGHRNFAAYQNLPPGHYVFHVQGSNNDGVWNETSLRLPLYVKAPPWKQRWFFLLYIAGAVMAVFLISNLQANVMLKRKLNSVKSSHDHLQVINTNLEKLAWIDGLTGLSNRRYFDLSMNNLWHLAIRENKIITLLMIDVDHFKAYNDFYGHQMGDEALRTTGRLIRSVMKRDTDAVCRYGGEEFTVLLFDTNIQEGEALCDSLLEKFREEKIPHEGSSVAPYLTISIGISGFTPGISHEPSQLVDESDKALYEAKNRGRNQYVVFSGRSKDSIES from the coding sequence TTGAGTCGTAAACATTTTATAAGTTTAATCCTCTTTTTTTTAGTCCAACTGATCCCCTTGGGGGCCAACTCAATTATATTTGATCACATCACTCAGAAGGATGGTCTGGCCAATAATGGTGTTTCTGGAATTGTGCAGGATAAGAGGGGTTATCTGTGGTTTGGAACCCAGAATGGTCTTAGTCGTTACGATGGAAAAGTCTTTCTAAATTACGAACACAATCCATTTGAGAAGAACTCCCTTCCCCATAACCTGGTTCAAACTCTCTACCTGGATCCTATTGATCCTTATCTGTGGATCGGAACCTATGAAGGGCTGTCCAGGTTCAATTTGGAGACCGAAGAATTCTTTAATTTCAGTTCCTATGAAAACAAGGCCGGAGATGTCCTTTCAAATGAAGTTGTGACCTCTATCGTGCGGGATGAGCAGGGCGTCCTCTGGGCGGGGACCTTAAATGGCTTGAATCGAATAGATCCTGTCAGTCTGGATATACGGTCGTATTTTCACAATGAACTGGATGAAGGGTCTCTCCTTCACAATACCATCCGCAGCCTATATGTGGATACTCGGGGGCGTCTTTGGGTTGGCAGTTATGGAGGCTTGGACCTGTATCAACCGGAGACCGATTCTTTTGGGCACTTCAGGGCAGAAGAGGGAAATCCCCAATCTTTACCGTCTCCCTTTGTTATGTCCATCTGTCAAACCGATGACTTCAATCTCTGGGTGGGAACCTGGGACGGAGGAGTTTCTCTATTAGATCCTCTTTCCGGGGCTATTCTGGAGCATATTCGCTTTGAGGGAAATACCTACCTTCTTTCTGCCGATCCATCGGGAGATCTCTGGATCGGTACCTGGGGGGACGGGCTGTATCGTTGGTCGGCTTCGTCAAAAGAACTGATTCATCATGAAGTAGATTCAGACGATCCATACAAGCTGAATCATGGTATCATTTATTCCTTTTTGAGAGATAGGGGTGGAGTCTATTGGATCGGAACCAATGGGCGAGGGGTCAATAAACTTAATCCACAGAAGAAGGATTTCCGGTATATTTCTCATACCCTAAATGATCCCCTATCCTTACCAGAAGACAAGATCCGGGATATTCTGATCGATAGTCAGGGAAGGTTCTGGATCGCTACATACTCAGAGGGGCTCTGGCGCTTTGAAGGAGATAAGAGAGACTGGAAGGTGCAGCACTGGATGCCGGATACTGAGAATCCCTGGTCTCTGTCTCATTTTAATGTGGCAACAGTGATTGAAGATTCTCAGGGACGTTTCTGGGTTGGTTCTCTTGGAGGACTTGATCGGTATAATCCGAAGACGAATGATTTTGACAGAGTGTCCCTCTTGGGATATGGAACGATTGCCGGGGATGAGCCGATTGTAGATGCCATAACAGAAGACGTTGACGGTACATTTTGGATCGGCACAAACGGTTCGGGAATCATCCACTGGTCGAAGTCCGATGGTGTACTCGATGTATTCAGCTACAGCACCGAAAATCCGAGGCTGAGTAATAATCTTGTCTTCAGCCAATTACTGGATAGCCGCGGTACTTTCTGGGTGGGTACGAATATGGGATTGAATCGCTATGATCGTGAAAAAGGTCAATTTGATTTTTTTTATCATAATCTGGATGATATGACCAGTCTCAGTAATAATGTAATAACAGATATCCTCGAGGACTCACTAGGACGAATCTGGGTAGGAACCGGCGGGGGAGGGATTAATCTTCTGAATCCCGGCACAGATACATTTTCCCACTTTACCCGCCTCGAGGGGCTGAGTTCAAATCATGTCCAGGCTATGGAAGAAGACGGTCAGGGGCGGATCTGGATCTCCACAATCAGTGGGGTCAGCGTTCTGAATCCTACAAATGGATCTATTCTGAATATTGATGAAAGTGACGGTATCATTGTTGATCAGATGGATAACAGCTCTACGGTAGATCAGGATGGTTATATTTATTTTGGCAGTTCCGAAGGGGTTCTGCGGTTTGATTCGGCCATCCTTTATGATAATCCTCATCCTCCGGCTTTGTGGATGAATGAAGTAAAAGTTATGGGCGAACCCTATCCCTTCTTAGAGGCTCTCATCACAGGAGAACCGCTTGTGTTGAACTGGGAGCAAAGCTTTATCAGTTTTGAATTTGCCGCATTGGATTTTACTTCTCCCGCCCAAAACCAGTACCGCTATAAGCTGGAGGGGTTGGATCGACAGTGGGTTTTCAGCGGTCATAGAAATTTTGCAGCCTATCAGAACCTACCTCCTGGTCATTATGTGTTCCATGTCCAGGGCTCCAACAATGATGGAGTCTGGAATGAAACCAGCTTACGCCTTCCCCTGTATGTAAAAGCACCTCCTTGGAAGCAGCGCTGGTTCTTTTTGTTGTATATCGCAGGGGCTGTTATGGCGGTCTTTCTCATTTCCAATCTTCAGGCCAATGTCATGCTGAAGAGAAAACTGAATTCGGTGAAAAGCAGTCACGATCATCTGCAGGTCATCAACACAAATCTTGAGAAACTGGCCTGGATCGATGGCCTGACAGGACTTTCAAACAGACGGTATTTCGATTTGTCCATGAATAACCTCTGGCATCTCGCCATCCGGGAGAATAAGATTATCACCTTGTTGATGATTGATGTGGATCACTTTAAGGCATACAATGATTTCTATGGCCATCAGATGGGAGATGAAGCACTCAGGACAACAGGACGTTTGATCAGGAGTGTTATGAAGCGTGATACGGATGCGGTTTGCCGTTACGGTGGGGAAGAGTTTACAGTTTTACTCTTTGATACAAATATTCAGGAGGGAGAAGCCCTGTGTGATTCCCTTCTAGAGAAATTCCGTGAAGAGAAGATCCCCCATGAAGGCTCCTCTGTTGCCCCGTATCTTACGATCTCCATCGGTATTTCAGGTTTTACTCCCGGTATTTCGCATGAGCCTTCCCAGTTGGTTGATGAATCGGATAAGGCCTTGTATGAGGCTAAAAACCGGGGTAGGAATCAATATGTCGTATTTTCAGGAAGATCAAAGGACAGCATAGAATCATGA
- a CDS encoding AraC family transcriptional regulator, whose product MKILDVVFVYQMKEETEIRWHSRYHSHGKNEFELHYFIQGNASFLNDRTRFRIEPGTLFLTSPEIHHSIIVQDDDNPLSYYAVLIGTEDSDREIHRLLSIDLKSNRLYHLGTNYRFFFEEIKEKGLSANRALRQSAVHQLISFLYVLSGEEDFHFSDSRNSHIEKALRIMQNNITNNLELEDIAQRLGLSNSYFIRLFQQKMKTTPMKYFMKLKIEAAGAMLTSTDRTLLTIAQDLNFYSEFHFSRVFKQYTGTAPSIYRKQYLQFVDKEPDQ is encoded by the coding sequence ATGAAGATTCTGGATGTTGTATTTGTCTACCAGATGAAGGAAGAAACCGAAATAAGGTGGCACAGCCGTTATCATTCTCATGGTAAAAACGAGTTTGAGCTTCATTATTTTATTCAGGGAAATGCCAGTTTTCTCAATGACAGGACACGCTTCCGAATCGAGCCGGGGACCCTCTTCCTCACATCCCCCGAGATTCACCATTCCATCATTGTACAGGATGATGACAACCCTCTCTCCTACTATGCCGTGTTGATAGGGACTGAAGATTCCGACAGAGAAATTCACCGCCTCCTCTCCATAGATCTCAAATCAAACAGATTGTATCATCTCGGAACGAACTACCGATTTTTCTTTGAAGAAATCAAGGAGAAAGGACTCTCCGCCAATAGAGCCCTAAGACAGTCTGCGGTTCATCAATTGATCTCATTTCTTTATGTCCTATCGGGTGAAGAGGATTTTCATTTTTCGGACAGCCGGAACAGCCATATTGAAAAAGCACTCAGAATCATGCAAAACAACATCACCAACAACCTGGAACTGGAGGATATAGCCCAGAGGCTTGGACTCAGCAATTCCTATTTTATCCGTCTGTTTCAACAGAAAATGAAAACCACTCCCATGAAGTATTTTATGAAGTTAAAGATTGAAGCGGCTGGCGCCATGCTCACTAGTACGGACAGAACACTGCTGACCATTGCCCAGGATCTAAACTTTTATAGCGAATTCCACTTTAGCAGGGTCTTCAAACAGTACACAGGGACTGCCCCGTCCATCTATAGAAAACAGTACCTTCAGTTTGTCGACAAGGAGCCTGATCAATGA